One genomic segment of Labilithrix sp. includes these proteins:
- a CDS encoding tetratricopeptide repeat protein: protein MFLRRGLAIVAVAIAGCAPAAAAPAEPKTPTKIEASNQIISTKVQGTAKELRARGEHALLAQSWQEAVDAFEALLAGDPASANDPAVLYDLALAYEGIGEREKARARFREVSTRFPDDPNARSALAREVSLDAYLEDWKALGETGDRILARPSLEPADKMLGLGARGLARITTGDEAGAAKDVNEGLDIVEETRFGATGQLPVAAAMLKYAQGEIRKTKSEKIVLNPPPPDFVRQLEMRCQYLLDAQSSYADAIRSVDLHWAAMSGVRVGQMYRTLHQHLMMIPPTEKAKTDSDKQLFYGIMHVRYRALLDKGIEMMKRTLALGSKPEMQGVATAWMKRAEEAKKEMEEALEQEKAILKTFPYTEETLEKTLEIMKKKAADEAAKASAK from the coding sequence ATGTTTCTTCGTCGCGGGTTGGCGATCGTGGCCGTCGCGATCGCAGGGTGCGCGCCGGCCGCAGCGGCGCCGGCGGAGCCGAAGACGCCGACCAAGATCGAGGCGTCGAACCAGATCATCTCGACGAAGGTGCAAGGCACCGCGAAGGAGCTCCGCGCGCGCGGCGAGCACGCGCTCCTCGCGCAGAGCTGGCAGGAGGCGGTCGACGCGTTCGAGGCGCTCCTCGCGGGAGACCCCGCCTCCGCGAACGATCCCGCCGTGCTCTACGACCTCGCGCTCGCGTACGAGGGCATCGGCGAGCGCGAGAAGGCGCGCGCGCGCTTCCGCGAGGTGTCGACGCGCTTCCCCGACGATCCGAACGCCCGCAGCGCGCTCGCGCGCGAGGTGTCGCTCGACGCGTACCTCGAAGACTGGAAGGCGCTCGGCGAGACCGGCGACCGCATCCTCGCGCGGCCGAGCCTCGAGCCCGCCGACAAGATGCTCGGGCTCGGGGCGCGCGGGCTCGCGCGCATCACCACCGGCGACGAGGCGGGCGCGGCGAAGGACGTGAACGAGGGGCTCGACATCGTCGAGGAGACGCGGTTCGGCGCGACCGGACAGCTGCCCGTCGCGGCGGCGATGCTCAAGTACGCGCAGGGCGAGATCCGGAAGACGAAGTCCGAGAAGATCGTGCTGAACCCGCCGCCGCCCGACTTCGTGCGTCAGCTCGAGATGCGGTGCCAGTACCTGCTCGACGCGCAGTCCTCGTACGCCGACGCGATCCGCTCGGTCGACCTCCACTGGGCGGCGATGAGCGGCGTCCGCGTCGGCCAGATGTACCGCACGCTCCACCAGCACCTGATGATGATCCCGCCGACGGAGAAGGCGAAGACCGACAGCGACAAGCAGCTCTTCTACGGCATCATGCACGTGCGCTACCGCGCGCTCCTCGACAAGGGGATCGAGATGATGAAGCGCACGCTCGCGCTCGGCTCGAAGCCGGAGATGCAGGGCGTCGCGACGGCGTGGATGAAGCGCGCGGAGGAGGCGAAGAAGGAGATGGAGGAGGCGCTCGAGCAGGAGAAGGCGATCCTCAAGACGTTCCCGTACACGGAGGAGACGCTCGAGAAGACGCTCGAGATCATGAAGAAGAAGGCCGCGGACGAGGCGGCCAAGGCGAGCGCGAAGTAG
- a CDS encoding addiction module protein yields MTRPELAAAIHTAPVPEWHKEELDRRLDDTDAGKFVPWSEARARILGSRSGAAASTSSYLIARGVRYDRSGCATTSP; encoded by the coding sequence ATGACCCGCCCCGAGCTCGCGGCAGCCATTCACACGGCCCCAGTGCCGGAGTGGCACAAGGAAGAGCTCGACCGCCGTCTCGATGACACGGACGCAGGCAAGTTCGTCCCATGGTCCGAGGCGCGAGCGCGGATCCTCGGCTCGCGATCCGGGGCGGCGGCCTCGACGAGCTCGTACCTGATCGCGCGCGGCGTCCGCTACGACCGATCCGGCTGCGCGACGACGTCGCCGTAG
- a CDS encoding OmpA family protein: protein MRARRFGSIAIVLGTLAAASPARAQTTPIQRGFAVDRLDLAERGSEWFALDSLDLRGKVRPAIGVTTVWSHRPLVAYDEDGNYLRSLVRHQVFIDPSASLVLFDRVRVGALVPIGVYAKGRTVVTNTATFPPPGGRLGDIRLGADVRLAGEYGDRFTLAAGSALYLPTGTRESYTSDGNTRVVVPRVTVAGDISLFVYSARAALHYRALTERYDGTRLGSQLELGGAAGVRLAKRRLVVGPEVFASSVLRSDTFLTSQATSVEAILGAHYSAGDFRFGAGVGRGLAHGLGSPAFRGVLSAEWAPAYEKPAPPPPPPPPPRVEPPPPPPPVEPPPPPPPDRDGDGIVDAEDACPDLPGVASPETYANGCPPDRDGDGVYDKDDACPDAPGPADPDPKKSGCPLARIEDGQIRIAEQVRFKSGSAEILGDSDMIIIAIASTMKMHPEIKKVRVEGHTDSTGSPQGNVKLSQARAEAVVAALVKRGVDKKRLVAKGVGAGNPIDSNQTEEGKQANRRVELHIVESAAP from the coding sequence ATGCGCGCGCGCCGGTTCGGGAGCATCGCGATCGTCCTCGGGACGCTGGCCGCCGCCTCTCCGGCGCGGGCCCAGACGACCCCGATCCAGCGGGGCTTCGCGGTCGATCGCCTCGATCTCGCGGAGCGAGGGAGCGAGTGGTTCGCCCTCGACTCGCTCGATCTCCGCGGCAAGGTCCGGCCCGCGATCGGCGTGACGACGGTGTGGAGCCATCGCCCGCTCGTCGCCTACGACGAGGACGGCAACTACCTCCGCTCGCTCGTGCGGCATCAGGTGTTCATCGATCCGAGCGCGTCGCTCGTCCTCTTCGACCGGGTGCGCGTCGGCGCGCTCGTCCCGATCGGGGTCTACGCGAAAGGGCGCACCGTCGTCACGAACACCGCGACGTTCCCGCCGCCGGGCGGCCGCCTCGGCGACATCCGGCTCGGCGCCGACGTGCGGCTCGCCGGAGAGTACGGCGATCGGTTCACGCTCGCAGCCGGCTCCGCGCTCTACCTCCCGACCGGGACGCGCGAGAGCTACACGAGCGACGGCAACACGCGCGTCGTCGTCCCGCGCGTGACCGTCGCCGGCGACATTTCGCTTTTCGTGTATTCTGCACGCGCCGCGCTCCACTACCGCGCGCTGACGGAGCGCTACGACGGGACCAGGCTCGGCAGTCAGCTCGAGCTCGGCGGCGCCGCCGGCGTCCGCCTCGCGAAGCGAAGGCTCGTCGTCGGCCCCGAGGTCTTCGCGAGCAGCGTCCTTCGCAGCGACACGTTCCTCACCAGCCAGGCCACCTCCGTCGAGGCGATCCTCGGCGCGCACTACAGCGCCGGCGACTTCCGGTTCGGCGCCGGCGTCGGCCGGGGTCTCGCGCACGGTCTGGGATCGCCCGCCTTCCGCGGCGTGCTCTCGGCCGAGTGGGCCCCCGCCTACGAGAAGCCGGCGCCGCCCCCTCCCCCGCCGCCGCCGCCGCGGGTCGAGCCGCCGCCGCCGCCCCCGCCGGTGGAGCCGCCTCCGCCGCCGCCGCCCGATCGCGACGGCGACGGCATCGTCGACGCCGAGGACGCGTGCCCCGATCTCCCCGGCGTCGCGAGCCCCGAGACGTACGCGAACGGCTGCCCGCCCGATCGCGACGGCGACGGCGTCTACGACAAGGACGACGCCTGCCCCGACGCGCCCGGACCCGCCGATCCCGATCCGAAGAAGAGCGGCTGCCCGCTCGCGCGGATCGAGGACGGCCAGATCCGGATCGCGGAGCAGGTCCGCTTCAAGAGCGGGAGCGCGGAGATCCTGGGCGACAGCGACATGATCATCATCGCGATCGCATCGACGATGAAGATGCACCCCGAGATCAAGAAGGTGCGGGTCGAAGGGCACACCGACAGCACCGGCTCGCCGCAAGGGAACGTGAAGCTGAGCCAGGCGCGCGCGGAGGCGGTCGTCGCCGCGCTCGTGAAGCGGGGCGTCGACAAGAAGCGGCTCGTCGCGAAGGGGGTCGGCGCGGGGAACCCGATCGACTCGAACCAGACCGAGGAAGGCAAGCAGGCGAACCGCCGCGTCGAGCTCCACATCGTCGAGTCGGCGGCGCCGTAG
- the tuf gene encoding elongation factor Tu, translated as MAKEKFNRTKPHVNVGTIGHIDHGKTTLTAALVKVQSKKGLAKVISYADIAKGGTVRDATKTVTIAVSHVEYESPTRHYAHVDCPGHADYIKNMITGAAQMDGAILVVSALDSVMPQTREHVLLARQVGLQHIVVALNKCDAVEDKEMLELVEMEVRELLSKNKFDGDNAKVVQVAAFPALNGEEKWENSIGDLIAALDTQIPDPVRDIDKPFLMAIEDVFSIKGRGTVVTGRVERGVVKTGEEVEILGFRETRKTTVTGVEMFRKLLDEGRAGDNIGVLLRGIEKDDVERGQILCKPGTVTPHKKFMGEVYVLKKEEGGRHTPFFTNYRPQFYMRTTDVTGTCQLPEGTKMVMPGDNVTMTIELITPVGIEEQMRFAIREGGRTVGAGIVTKILE; from the coding sequence ATGGCCAAGGAAAAATTCAACCGCACGAAGCCCCACGTCAACGTCGGCACGATCGGTCACATCGACCACGGCAAGACGACGCTCACGGCTGCCCTCGTGAAGGTCCAGTCGAAGAAGGGCCTCGCGAAGGTCATCAGCTACGCGGACATCGCGAAGGGCGGTACGGTCCGCGACGCGACGAAGACGGTGACGATCGCGGTGTCGCACGTCGAGTACGAGTCGCCGACGCGGCACTACGCGCACGTCGATTGCCCGGGCCACGCGGACTACATCAAGAACATGATCACGGGCGCGGCGCAGATGGACGGGGCGATCCTCGTCGTGAGCGCGCTCGACTCGGTCATGCCGCAGACGCGCGAGCACGTTCTCCTCGCGCGGCAGGTCGGTCTCCAGCACATCGTGGTCGCGCTGAACAAGTGCGACGCGGTGGAGGACAAGGAGATGCTGGAGCTGGTCGAGATGGAGGTGCGCGAGCTCCTCTCGAAGAACAAGTTCGACGGCGACAACGCGAAGGTCGTGCAGGTGGCGGCGTTCCCGGCGCTCAACGGCGAAGAGAAGTGGGAGAACTCGATCGGCGACCTCATCGCGGCGCTCGACACGCAGATCCCGGATCCGGTGCGCGACATCGACAAGCCGTTCCTGATGGCGATCGAGGACGTGTTCTCGATCAAGGGCCGCGGCACGGTCGTGACGGGCCGCGTCGAGCGCGGGGTGGTGAAGACGGGCGAAGAGGTGGAGATCCTCGGCTTCCGCGAGACGCGGAAGACCACCGTTACGGGCGTCGAGATGTTCCGCAAGCTGCTCGACGAGGGCCGCGCGGGTGACAACATCGGCGTGCTCCTCCGCGGCATCGAGAAGGACGACGTGGAGCGCGGTCAGATCCTGTGCAAGCCGGGCACGGTGACGCCGCACAAGAAGTTCATGGGCGAGGTCTACGTCCTGAAGAAGGAGGAGGGCGGCCGCCACACGCCGTTCTTCACGAACTACCGCCCGCAGTTCTACATGCGGACGACGGACGTGACCGGCACGTGCCAGCTCCCCGAGGGGACGAAGATGGTCATGCCGGGCGACAACGTCACGATGACGATCGAGCTCATCACCCCGGTCGGCATCGAGGAGCAGATGCGCTTCGCGATCCGTGAGGGCGGCCGCACCGTCGGCGCCGGCATCGTCACGAAGATCCTCGAGTAA
- a CDS encoding TonB-dependent receptor plug domain-containing protein, with product MRLRVGIIVALSLVARRAHADDVEAVVVRGGKTPPGSTSSDSLARNEVRQLPGAFGDPFRAVEAVPGMTPVLSGLPYFYVRGAPPGNVGYYFDGVRVPYLFHFGLGPAVIHPALIAKTELHRGGYPASVGRYAGGVIESTAMPPSERLHGEGQLRLIDAGALVEAPFANGRGSALASARYSYTAALFNLLQSDTTLDYRDYQARVSFQLGEHDTISFLGFGAFDLASQRETVDPSARLFVDPSAPRDTSALTVERILFASEFHRGDLRWDHTFRGGGRLRAAATIGFDRTRVEARRAATNVMTAGRVEITQPVTKGVLVRTGADVVVDRYHADALAAFADDDDVVARQAGIFASRTDWAAGARVDAVITALPFVEVVPGLRFDAFGSGPATAGTLDPRLSARFFVTKKVRIVHAYGMATQPPSTPITLPGITLANLRGGLQRTAQTSAAVEVDVPYDFTATGGMFHNAFYNLNDALGTAQVELIDLERSDALLTKSRGSAYGVEIGLKRKLTNRIGGLLSYTLSRSERTAGGQRFISAYDRPHVLSAAASADLGRNWRVGLRFVTYSGIPQSAPRPAFPQQRVGVPPDRTPAFVRVDLRVEKRWNIGKTGWISFIVEALNATLSREVTGYACGTALELPGAAPASPVCRERVVGPVSVPSLGVEGGF from the coding sequence GTGCGTCTCCGGGTGGGCATTATCGTCGCGCTGTCGCTCGTCGCGCGTCGCGCTCACGCCGACGACGTGGAGGCGGTCGTCGTGCGCGGCGGCAAGACGCCGCCGGGATCGACGTCGTCCGACTCGCTCGCGCGGAACGAGGTGCGGCAGCTGCCCGGCGCGTTCGGCGATCCGTTCCGCGCGGTGGAGGCGGTGCCCGGGATGACGCCGGTGCTCTCCGGCCTCCCTTACTTCTACGTGCGCGGCGCGCCGCCGGGGAACGTCGGCTACTACTTCGATGGCGTCCGCGTCCCGTACCTCTTTCACTTCGGGCTCGGCCCCGCCGTCATCCACCCCGCGCTCATCGCGAAGACGGAGCTCCATCGCGGCGGCTACCCCGCGTCGGTCGGCCGCTACGCCGGCGGCGTCATCGAGTCGACCGCGATGCCGCCGTCGGAGCGCCTCCACGGCGAAGGACAGCTCCGGCTCATCGACGCGGGCGCGCTCGTCGAGGCCCCGTTCGCGAACGGCCGCGGCTCCGCGCTCGCGTCCGCGCGTTACTCGTACACCGCCGCGCTCTTCAACCTGCTCCAGTCGGACACGACGCTCGACTACCGCGACTACCAGGCCCGCGTCTCGTTCCAGCTCGGCGAGCACGACACGATCTCGTTCCTCGGCTTCGGCGCGTTCGACCTCGCGTCGCAGCGCGAGACGGTGGACCCGAGCGCCCGCCTCTTCGTCGATCCCTCCGCCCCGCGCGACACGTCGGCGCTCACGGTCGAGCGCATCCTCTTCGCGTCGGAGTTCCATCGCGGCGACCTCCGCTGGGACCACACCTTCCGCGGCGGCGGCCGCCTCCGCGCCGCCGCGACGATCGGGTTCGATCGCACCCGCGTCGAGGCGCGGCGCGCCGCGACCAACGTGATGACGGCGGGCCGCGTCGAGATCACGCAGCCCGTGACGAAGGGCGTCCTCGTGCGGACCGGCGCCGACGTCGTCGTCGATCGCTACCACGCCGACGCGCTCGCCGCGTTCGCGGACGACGACGACGTGGTCGCGCGGCAGGCCGGCATCTTCGCGTCGCGCACCGACTGGGCGGCGGGCGCGCGCGTCGACGCGGTCATCACCGCGCTGCCGTTCGTCGAGGTCGTGCCCGGCCTGCGCTTCGACGCGTTCGGCTCCGGCCCCGCCACCGCGGGCACGCTCGATCCGCGCCTCTCCGCGCGCTTCTTCGTGACGAAGAAGGTCCGCATCGTCCACGCCTACGGCATGGCCACGCAGCCGCCGTCGACGCCGATCACGCTCCCCGGCATCACCCTCGCGAACCTCCGCGGCGGCCTCCAGCGCACGGCGCAGACGAGCGCGGCGGTGGAGGTCGACGTGCCCTACGACTTCACCGCCACCGGCGGGATGTTCCACAACGCGTTCTACAACCTGAACGACGCGCTCGGCACCGCGCAGGTCGAGCTCATCGATCTCGAGCGCAGCGACGCGCTCCTCACGAAGAGCCGCGGCTCCGCGTACGGCGTCGAGATCGGCCTGAAGCGGAAGCTCACGAACCGGATCGGCGGCCTCCTCTCGTACACGCTCTCGCGCTCCGAGCGCACCGCGGGTGGCCAGCGCTTCATCTCGGCGTACGATCGCCCCCACGTGCTCTCCGCCGCCGCCTCCGCCGATCTCGGACGCAACTGGCGCGTGGGCCTCCGCTTCGTCACGTACAGCGGCATCCCCCAGAGCGCGCCGCGCCCCGCGTTCCCGCAGCAGAGGGTGGGCGTCCCGCCCGATCGCACGCCCGCCTTCGTGCGCGTCGACCTCCGCGTCGAGAAGCGCTGGAACATCGGAAAGACCGGCTGGATCTCGTTCATCGTCGAGGCCCTCAACGCCACGCTCTCGCGCGAGGTCACCGGCTACGCGTGCGGGACCGCGCTCGAGCTCCCCGGCGCGGCGCCGGCGTCGCCGGTGTGCCGCGAGCGCGTCGTCGGTCCGGTCAGCGTGCCGAGCCTCGGCGTGGAAGGAGGATTTTGA
- a CDS encoding endonuclease/exonuclease/phosphatase family protein: MSRLRVMTYNVHRCVGRGGRDSTADITAVIGEAAPDVVALQELDAPETDDDDGAHHARDIARGLGMTLLFCRTFRRGVGFYGHALLSRSPLALVRVTTFPAESPVAEPRGAIWAKTTIGPHTLDVVSTHLGVSRRERDQQSRELLGESWLGSSEMGPLRILCGDLNAVQHARTYRRFAARMTDVQRALRGHDPVPTFPAAFPVLRIDHVFVTPGIQVRAVTRAHDARARRASDHLPLIVDLELA; the protein is encoded by the coding sequence GTGTCTCGACTCCGGGTCATGACGTACAACGTCCACCGCTGCGTCGGCCGCGGCGGGCGCGACTCGACCGCGGACATCACCGCCGTCATCGGCGAAGCGGCGCCCGACGTCGTCGCCCTGCAAGAGCTCGACGCGCCGGAGACGGACGACGACGACGGCGCGCACCACGCCCGCGACATCGCGCGCGGCCTCGGGATGACGCTCCTCTTCTGTCGCACGTTCCGGCGCGGCGTCGGCTTTTATGGCCACGCGCTCCTCTCCCGCTCGCCGCTCGCCCTCGTGCGCGTCACGACGTTCCCCGCAGAGAGCCCTGTCGCCGAGCCGCGCGGCGCGATCTGGGCGAAGACCACGATCGGCCCGCACACGCTCGACGTCGTGAGCACCCACCTCGGCGTGTCGCGGCGCGAGCGCGACCAGCAATCGCGCGAGCTCCTCGGCGAGAGCTGGCTCGGCAGCTCCGAGATGGGGCCGCTCCGCATCCTCTGCGGGGACCTCAACGCCGTGCAACATGCACGCACCTACCGCCGCTTCGCCGCGCGGATGACCGACGTCCAGCGCGCGCTGCGCGGGCACGACCCGGTGCCGACGTTCCCGGCCGCGTTCCCGGTGCTGCGGATCGATCACGTCTTCGTGACCCCCGGCATCCAGGTGCGCGCCGTGACGCGGGCGCACGACGCGAGGGCGCGCCGCGCGTCCGATCACCTGCCGCTCATCGTCGACCTCGAGCTCGCGTGA
- a CDS encoding serine/threonine protein kinase translates to MSERPVAFGRYMLLRRIAAGGMAEIFLAVQRGDLGAAGTFEKRLVIKRILPELNDDATYVEMLLHEAKIATTLDHPNVAHVFDAGKIDGRWFIAMEYIHGEDLRAIVRQMKRAGVLAFPLEHALAIVLGACAGLVHAHERRGEGGDALAIVHRDVSPQNIVVTFAGDVKLVDFGIAESATEHCPADTKGKLKGKVAYMSPEQARGEPLDARSDLFALGTILFELTTGKRLFKGQSEIETLMLVCDRDVPRPSDVAPGYPPALERIVMKALAKDRGERYASGRELQADLEAFVREERLGVSRLALEQFMRSLFPARDESAGLRLSAPPALAEAPARNRPLPRRPGPVLLAAAAVAIVAALVALLVR, encoded by the coding sequence ATGTCCGAACGACCCGTTGCGTTCGGGAGGTACATGCTGCTCCGGCGCATCGCGGCCGGCGGCATGGCGGAGATCTTCCTCGCGGTCCAGCGCGGCGACCTCGGCGCGGCGGGGACGTTCGAGAAGCGGCTCGTCATCAAGCGCATCCTGCCCGAGCTGAACGACGACGCGACGTACGTGGAGATGCTCCTCCACGAGGCGAAGATCGCGACGACGCTCGATCACCCCAACGTCGCGCACGTCTTCGACGCGGGGAAGATCGACGGGCGCTGGTTCATCGCGATGGAGTACATCCACGGTGAGGACCTCCGCGCGATCGTCCGCCAGATGAAGCGCGCCGGCGTGCTCGCGTTCCCGCTCGAGCACGCGCTCGCGATCGTGCTCGGCGCGTGCGCCGGCCTCGTGCACGCGCACGAGCGGCGCGGCGAAGGCGGCGACGCGCTCGCGATCGTCCATCGAGACGTGTCGCCCCAGAACATCGTCGTCACGTTCGCCGGCGACGTGAAGCTCGTCGACTTCGGCATCGCCGAGAGCGCGACCGAGCACTGTCCCGCCGACACGAAGGGGAAGCTCAAAGGCAAGGTCGCGTACATGTCGCCGGAGCAAGCGCGCGGCGAGCCGCTCGACGCGCGGAGCGACCTCTTCGCGCTCGGCACGATCCTCTTCGAGCTCACGACGGGCAAGCGCCTCTTCAAGGGACAGAGCGAGATCGAGACGCTGATGCTCGTCTGCGATCGCGACGTCCCGCGGCCGAGCGACGTCGCGCCCGGCTACCCGCCCGCGCTCGAGCGCATCGTCATGAAGGCGCTCGCGAAGGACCGCGGAGAGCGCTACGCGAGCGGCCGCGAGCTCCAGGCCGATCTCGAGGCGTTCGTGCGCGAGGAGCGGCTCGGCGTGTCGCGGCTCGCGCTCGAGCAGTTCATGCGCTCGCTCTTCCCCGCGCGCGACGAGTCGGCGGGGCTCCGCCTCAGCGCGCCGCCCGCGCTCGCGGAGGCCCCGGCGCGGAACCGCCCGCTGCCGCGGCGGCCCGGCCCCGTCCTCCTCGCCGCCGCCGCCGTCGCGATCGTCGCCGCGCTCGTCGCGCTCCTCGTCCGGTGA
- the rpmG gene encoding 50S ribosomal protein L33, which produces MSTHSGRIEIALVCSECESRNYRTTRKKEQQGQLSLKKHCPKCNRHTVHKETK; this is translated from the coding sequence ATGTCGACGCACTCCGGGCGCATCGAGATCGCTCTCGTCTGCTCGGAGTGCGAGTCACGGAACTACCGGACCACGCGGAAGAAGGAGCAACAGGGGCAGCTCTCCCTCAAGAAGCACTGCCCCAAGTGCAACCGCCACACGGTCCACAAGGAGACGAAGTAG
- a CDS encoding DUF1328 domain-containing protein, which yields MLYWAAVFFVIALAAAVLGFSGIAASAAGIAKILFFVFLVLGALSLVFGRRVPA from the coding sequence ATGTTGTACTGGGCAGCCGTCTTCTTCGTCATCGCACTCGCCGCCGCCGTGCTCGGTTTCAGCGGCATCGCTGCCAGCGCCGCCGGGATCGCGAAGATCCTCTTCTTCGTCTTCCTCGTCCTGGGCGCGCTCTCGCTCGTCTTCGGTCGCCGCGTTCCGGCCTGA
- a CDS encoding metallophosphoesterase, translated as MTRLRFSLVAVVALHAAPAQARITKGPWVQRVGTTSAVVRVEVDPPSAASLEVNAGADGGAARTMQDADVKALHAFALDALAPATRYTYSVHAGDASKLASFTTAPPDDTTTPFRFLVYGDNRTDDAAHAGVVRAMVASPADLLIHTGDFVENGGSLPQWQRFFEIEAPLLEARVLVSAVGNHELVDGSGVSYVKFFGPPNGERVAKPEHLNHTFRWGSTRFFLLNGLDHFKPASAERSWLEKVLSDADGEKGLTWRVVVVHHGPWSSGPHGGNPRLHERGVPALFKRHGVDLVLSGHDHVYERGLGAGLPFVVSGGGGAPLYKLRARIPESRKSETVHHFVEADVGPRVMQLTALRADGSRIERCALSKDAEGWFCGDLAATPPDGGAPALGEPEKAPAPGAAPSPRCSCRAAGDARGAGAAFPWALALVAYAVRRRRY; from the coding sequence ATGACTCGTCTTCGGTTCTCCCTCGTCGCGGTGGTCGCGCTCCACGCCGCGCCGGCGCAGGCGCGTATCACGAAGGGCCCGTGGGTGCAGCGCGTCGGGACGACGAGCGCGGTCGTCCGCGTCGAGGTCGATCCGCCGAGCGCCGCCTCGCTCGAGGTGAACGCCGGCGCGGACGGAGGCGCCGCGCGGACGATGCAGGACGCGGACGTGAAGGCGCTCCACGCGTTCGCGCTCGACGCGCTGGCGCCGGCGACGCGCTACACGTACTCGGTCCACGCTGGCGACGCGTCGAAGCTCGCGTCGTTCACCACCGCGCCGCCCGACGACACGACGACGCCGTTCCGCTTCCTCGTCTACGGCGACAACCGCACCGACGACGCCGCCCACGCGGGGGTCGTGCGCGCGATGGTCGCGTCGCCGGCCGATCTCCTCATCCACACCGGCGACTTCGTCGAGAACGGCGGCTCGCTCCCGCAGTGGCAGCGGTTCTTCGAGATCGAGGCGCCGCTCCTCGAAGCGCGTGTCCTCGTCTCCGCGGTCGGCAACCACGAGCTCGTCGACGGCTCCGGCGTGAGCTACGTGAAGTTCTTCGGCCCGCCGAACGGCGAGCGCGTCGCGAAGCCGGAGCACCTCAATCACACCTTCCGCTGGGGGAGCACGCGCTTCTTCCTCCTGAACGGCCTCGATCACTTCAAGCCGGCGAGCGCCGAGCGCAGCTGGCTCGAGAAGGTCCTGTCCGACGCGGACGGCGAGAAGGGCCTCACGTGGCGCGTCGTCGTCGTGCATCACGGTCCGTGGTCGAGCGGCCCGCACGGCGGCAACCCCCGCCTCCACGAGCGCGGCGTCCCCGCGCTCTTCAAGCGGCACGGGGTCGACCTCGTGCTCTCGGGGCACGATCACGTCTACGAGCGCGGCCTCGGCGCGGGGCTCCCGTTCGTCGTCAGCGGAGGCGGAGGCGCGCCGCTCTACAAGCTGCGCGCGCGCATCCCGGAGTCGCGCAAGAGCGAGACGGTCCATCACTTCGTCGAGGCCGACGTCGGCCCGCGCGTGATGCAGCTCACCGCCCTCCGCGCCGACGGCTCGCGCATCGAGCGGTGCGCGCTCTCGAAGGACGCGGAGGGCTGGTTCTGCGGCGACCTCGCGGCGACGCCGCCCGACGGCGGCGCGCCGGCGCTGGGCGAGCCGGAGAAGGCGCCCGCGCCCGGGGCCGCGCCGTCTCCACGCTGCTCCTGCCGCGCGGCGGGCGACGCGCGCGGCGCCGGCGCCGCGTTCCCGTGGGCGCTGGCGCTCGTTGCGTACGCGGTGCGGCGTCGGCGATACTGA
- a CDS encoding YihY/virulence factor BrkB family protein — MTTAVASYEKKGLRNRVAFLVELFSDTFERFSDNEGFRLGAAFSYYATFSIFPLLLLSITIVGFLVGDSAATRDELLDAIAAPGNPVRDVVAKTLTAMQESGSARGISAVVGVVTLFFGASGAFTEVDAALNRIWCVADRKAEGLKGTVRVFVQERLASFAIVAGLGLTVLVSLVASSVLSFITAQTNDVLGGGGPLWPAIMKTTESATSIVLLTFVFTLAFHFIPRTRPPMRLVLPGALLTTVFLSALKEVFATYLAHITNYSAYGVAGGVLGLATWIYLTSMIIFLGAQLTRIYAEKIGAVEPCALQRGLAPSRDRRES; from the coding sequence ATGACGACCGCCGTCGCCTCGTACGAGAAGAAGGGTCTCCGGAACCGCGTCGCGTTCCTGGTCGAGCTCTTCAGCGACACGTTCGAGCGGTTCTCGGACAACGAGGGGTTCCGGCTCGGCGCGGCGTTCTCGTACTACGCGACGTTCTCGATCTTCCCGCTCCTCCTGCTCTCGATCACCATCGTCGGCTTCCTCGTCGGCGACTCGGCCGCGACGCGCGACGAGCTCCTCGACGCGATCGCGGCGCCGGGCAACCCGGTGCGCGACGTCGTGGCGAAGACGCTCACCGCGATGCAGGAGAGCGGGAGCGCGCGCGGCATCTCCGCCGTCGTCGGCGTGGTCACGCTCTTCTTCGGCGCGAGCGGCGCCTTCACGGAGGTCGACGCAGCGCTGAACCGCATCTGGTGCGTGGCGGACCGGAAGGCGGAGGGGCTGAAGGGGACCGTGCGCGTCTTCGTGCAGGAGCGACTCGCGAGCTTCGCGATCGTCGCGGGCCTCGGCCTCACGGTGCTGGTCTCGCTCGTCGCGAGCTCGGTGCTCTCGTTCATCACGGCGCAGACGAACGACGTGCTCGGCGGCGGCGGCCCGCTCTGGCCCGCGATCATGAAGACGACGGAGTCCGCGACGTCGATCGTGCTCCTCACGTTCGTGTTCACGCTCGCGTTCCACTTCATCCCCCGCACGCGCCCGCCGATGCGCCTCGTGCTCCCGGGCGCGCTCCTCACGACCGTGTTCCTGAGCGCGCTGAAGGAGGTCTTCGCGACGTACCTCGCGCACATCACCAACTACTCGGCGTACGGCGTCGCCGGCGGCGTCCTCGGCCTCGCGACGTGGATCTACCTGACGAGCATGATCATCTTCCTCGGCGCCCAGCTGACCCGCATCTACGCCGAGAAGATCGGCGCGGTGGAGCCCTGCGCGCTGCAACGCGGCCTCGCGCCGAGCCGCGATCGTCGCGAGAGCTAA